One part of the Hyalangium ruber genome encodes these proteins:
- a CDS encoding DUF2118 domain-containing protein has translation MRYFAKLQGQKEAVPVDIESLGGTRYKLTLNERTYTVDALTLDHGAVSMLVDGTSYHVEFEENGDEVGVLVRGQVARVDVADERRLRLRAGSAAFSVEGKQVINAPMPGKVVKVLVKVGDEVKEGQGLVVVEAMKMENELKSPKAGKVVELLAKEGTAVENNAKLVVVE, from the coding sequence ATGCGTTACTTCGCGAAGCTGCAGGGCCAGAAGGAAGCGGTGCCGGTGGACATCGAGTCACTGGGAGGCACGCGCTACAAGCTGACGCTCAACGAGCGCACGTACACGGTGGACGCGCTGACGCTGGACCACGGCGCGGTGTCGATGCTGGTGGACGGCACCTCGTACCACGTGGAGTTCGAGGAGAACGGCGACGAGGTCGGCGTGCTGGTCCGCGGGCAGGTGGCGCGCGTGGACGTGGCGGACGAGCGGCGGCTGCGGCTGCGCGCGGGCTCGGCGGCCTTCTCGGTGGAGGGCAAGCAGGTCATCAACGCCCCCATGCCCGGCAAGGTGGTGAAGGTGCTGGTGAAGGTGGGCGACGAGGTGAAGGAGGGGCAGGGGCTGGTGGTGGTGGAGGCGATGAAGATGGAGAACGAGCTGAAGAGCCCCAAGGCCGGCAAGGTGGTGGAGCTGCTGGCCAAGGAGGGGACGGCGGTGGAGAACAACGCGAAGCTCGTGGTGGTGGAGTGA
- a CDS encoding acyl-CoA mutase large subunit family protein — MADLKDEKARWQKQVYEKAKAKGGERHPSFDTSSGIEVKPVYTPEEAQGEYTEQLGFPGEYPFTRGVQPTMYRGRFWTMRQYAGFGTAEDANQRYHYLLKSGQTGLSVAFDLPTQMGRDADHARARGEVGKVGVSISSLKDMEVLLQGLPLGEVSTSMTINATAPILLCLYAAVGEKNGVALEQLSGTVQNDILKEYMARGTYIYPPEPSLRLITNMFAFCAKRIPKWNPISISGYHIREAGSTAAQEIGFTLADGIAYVDAALKAGLAVDEFAGRLSFFFNVHNNFLEEVAKFRAARRLWARIMKERFKAKDPRSMMLRFHAQTAGSTLTAQQVDNNVVRVALQAFAAVMGGAQSLHTNSRDEALALPSEEAARLALRTQQVIAYESGVADVIDPMGGSYAVEALTDELEAKAEDYLRRIDDMGGMVAAIAKGYPQGEIQEAAYQAQRDMEEKRTVVVGVNQFQVKEPPPSGLLRVDENVERVQAERMKKLRAERDNAAATRAVDTLRKAAGTADENLLPLILDAVKAYATLGEISDAMRDVFGEHKEHVVL; from the coding sequence ATGGCGGACCTCAAGGACGAGAAGGCACGCTGGCAGAAGCAGGTCTACGAGAAGGCGAAGGCCAAGGGCGGCGAGCGCCACCCCTCCTTTGATACTTCCAGCGGCATCGAGGTGAAGCCCGTCTACACGCCAGAGGAGGCCCAGGGCGAGTACACGGAGCAGCTCGGCTTTCCGGGCGAGTACCCGTTCACGCGCGGCGTGCAGCCCACCATGTACCGGGGCCGCTTCTGGACGATGCGCCAGTACGCGGGCTTCGGCACCGCGGAGGACGCCAACCAGCGCTACCACTACCTGCTGAAGTCGGGGCAGACGGGCCTCTCGGTGGCGTTCGACCTGCCGACGCAGATGGGGCGCGACGCGGACCACGCGCGGGCGCGCGGCGAGGTCGGCAAGGTGGGCGTGTCCATCTCCTCGCTGAAGGACATGGAGGTGCTGCTCCAGGGCCTGCCGCTGGGAGAAGTGTCCACGTCGATGACGATCAACGCCACGGCGCCCATCCTGCTGTGCCTGTACGCGGCGGTGGGCGAGAAGAACGGCGTGGCGCTGGAGCAGCTCTCGGGGACGGTGCAGAACGACATCCTCAAGGAGTACATGGCGCGCGGCACGTACATCTATCCGCCCGAGCCCTCGCTGCGGCTGATTACGAACATGTTCGCGTTCTGCGCGAAGCGGATTCCGAAGTGGAACCCCATCTCCATCAGCGGCTACCACATCCGCGAGGCGGGCTCGACGGCGGCGCAGGAGATCGGCTTCACGCTGGCGGACGGCATCGCCTACGTGGACGCGGCGCTGAAGGCGGGGCTGGCGGTGGATGAGTTCGCCGGGCGGCTCTCGTTCTTCTTCAACGTCCACAACAACTTCCTGGAGGAAGTGGCGAAGTTCCGGGCGGCGCGGCGGCTGTGGGCCCGCATCATGAAGGAGCGCTTCAAGGCGAAGGATCCGCGCTCGATGATGCTCCGGTTCCACGCGCAGACGGCGGGCAGCACGCTGACGGCGCAGCAGGTGGACAACAACGTGGTGCGCGTGGCGCTGCAGGCGTTCGCGGCGGTGATGGGTGGGGCACAGTCACTGCACACCAACAGCCGGGACGAGGCGCTGGCGCTGCCCTCCGAGGAGGCGGCGCGGCTCGCGCTGCGCACGCAGCAGGTCATCGCCTACGAGTCGGGCGTGGCGGATGTGATTGACCCGATGGGCGGCTCGTACGCGGTGGAGGCGCTGACGGACGAGCTGGAGGCCAAGGCGGAGGACTACCTCCGGCGCATCGACGACATGGGCGGCATGGTGGCGGCCATCGCCAAGGGCTACCCCCAGGGAGAGATCCAGGAGGCGGCCTACCAGGCGCAGCGGGACATGGAGGAGAAGCGCACGGTGGTGGTGGGGGTGAACCAATTCCAGGTCAAGGAGCCACCGCCGTCAGGGCTGCTGCGCGTGGACGAGAACGTGGAGCGGGTGCAGGCCGAGCGGATGAAGAAGCTGCGGGCCGAGCGGGACAACGCCGCGGCGACGCGCGCGGTGGACACGCTGCGCAAGGCGGCGGGCACGGCGGACGAGAACCTGCTGCCGCTCATTCTCGACGCGGTGAAGGCCTACGCGACGCTGGGAGAGATCTCCGACGCGATGCGCGACGTCTTCGGCGAGCACAAGGAACACGTGGTGCTGTAG
- a CDS encoding YfbM family protein, translating into MEMLCTLRSATEAQREALLKAPERLEPFLDDEEDFGDTQGTKFLELDIGETWHGLQYLLTETAWEGTAPLDFLVRGGQDVGDIPSDEGTARIFTPDQVKKLSEALQKLSLDTLRQRFDTGTLQQLEIYPGTWDEPPDDEDPLEELLSYFAELRKFVSQVARRGHSMLVHIG; encoded by the coding sequence ATGGAAATGCTCTGCACCCTGCGCAGCGCGACGGAGGCCCAGCGCGAGGCACTGTTGAAGGCACCCGAGCGGCTGGAGCCCTTCCTGGATGACGAGGAGGACTTTGGCGATACGCAGGGCACGAAGTTCCTGGAGCTCGACATCGGAGAGACGTGGCATGGGCTCCAGTACCTGCTCACGGAGACCGCCTGGGAAGGCACCGCCCCCTTGGACTTCCTGGTGCGCGGCGGGCAGGACGTCGGAGACATCCCCTCGGATGAGGGCACGGCACGCATCTTCACGCCAGACCAGGTGAAGAAGCTCTCCGAGGCCCTGCAGAAGCTCTCGCTGGACACGCTGCGCCAGCGCTTCGACACCGGGACGCTGCAGCAGCTCGAAATCTATCCGGGCACGTGGGACGAGCCGCCGGACGACGAGGACCCGCTGGAAGAGCTGCTGAGCTACTTCGCGGAGCTGCGCAAGTTCGTGAGCCAGGTGGCCCGGCGCGGCCATTCGATGCTGGTCCACATCGGCTGA
- a CDS encoding YciI family protein encodes MRSTLFLCLFALLTGCATGKAAQAQPPEPPREEFKMRTYYMAFLRRGPAWSAERTPEAVAAGEGHMANIHRLAACGKLLIAGPFDVGANPPKDALAGLFIFDVQTMEEAVALTQTDPAVKAGRFTIEVMPWYGPAGLTYTGHPPPAPGAKCEP; translated from the coding sequence ATGCGCTCGACCCTCTTCCTCTGCCTCTTTGCCCTGCTCACCGGCTGCGCCACCGGTAAGGCCGCTCAGGCCCAGCCGCCGGAGCCCCCGCGCGAAGAGTTCAAGATGCGCACCTACTACATGGCCTTCCTGCGACGCGGGCCGGCCTGGAGCGCGGAACGGACTCCGGAGGCCGTCGCGGCGGGCGAGGGGCACATGGCCAACATCCATCGGCTGGCGGCGTGCGGCAAGCTGCTCATCGCCGGCCCCTTCGACGTGGGCGCCAACCCACCCAAGGATGCGCTCGCGGGCCTCTTCATCTTCGATGTGCAGACGATGGAGGAGGCCGTCGCGCTCACCCAGACCGATCCGGCCGTCAAGGCGGGCCGCTTCACCATCGAGGTCATGCCCTGGTACGGGCCCGCCGGGCTGACGTACACCGGGCACCCGCCGCCCGCGCCCGGCGCGAAGTGCGAGCCCTGA
- a CDS encoding TSUP family transporter, with product MDVSSLDIVLLCLAALIAGGVDAIAGGGGLITLPMLLATGLPPHVALGTNKGQSVFGAFAALVRFSRAGLVSGKLAWVTFPLGLAGAFAGARLVLWVKPEVLKPLVLVLLIAVAAFLAFRRGPPPGERPEPPLSRMRVLGGVVALVIGAYDGFFGPGTGTFLIVAFSTLLGHGLMRASADAKVVNFASNIASVALFAWKGVVLWKVALPMAVAQFTGAWIGAHLTVKGGDKLVRKVVLVVVAALVLKLGSDLLSR from the coding sequence TGGATGCCATCGCTGGCGGGGGAGGGCTCATCACCCTGCCCATGCTCCTGGCGACCGGGCTGCCACCGCACGTGGCGCTGGGCACCAACAAGGGCCAGTCCGTCTTCGGAGCCTTTGCCGCGCTGGTGCGCTTCTCTCGCGCGGGGCTGGTGAGCGGGAAGCTGGCGTGGGTGACGTTCCCCTTGGGGCTCGCGGGGGCATTCGCGGGAGCGCGGCTGGTGCTGTGGGTGAAGCCCGAGGTGCTCAAGCCGCTGGTGCTCGTGCTGCTCATCGCCGTGGCGGCTTTCCTCGCCTTCCGCAGAGGGCCTCCGCCGGGGGAGCGGCCGGAGCCGCCCCTGTCGAGGATGCGGGTGCTCGGAGGCGTGGTCGCCCTGGTGATTGGCGCGTACGACGGCTTCTTCGGTCCGGGGACGGGCACCTTCCTCATCGTCGCGTTCTCCACCCTGCTGGGGCATGGGCTGATGCGCGCGTCCGCGGACGCCAAGGTGGTCAACTTCGCCTCCAACATCGCCTCCGTGGCGCTCTTCGCGTGGAAGGGCGTGGTGTTGTGGAAGGTGGCCCTGCCCATGGCCGTGGCCCAGTTCACCGGCGCGTGGATCGGCGCCCACCTCACCGTGAAGGGTGGGGACAAGCTGGTGCGCAAGGTGGTGCTCGTCGTGGTGGCGGCGCTGGTCCTGAAGCTGGGGAGCGACCTGTTGTCGAGGTGA